One stretch of Skermanella mucosa DNA includes these proteins:
- a CDS encoding GntP family permease, with product MLDLVAVLLALGLLMYLAYRGVTLLILAPAMALLAALLTGGLPILGAYTQIFMTNTGAFIVSFFPLFMLGAIFGKLMDDTGSAKSLAGSVSAWLGPERAIVSVVLCCALLTYGGVSAFVVAFAIIPVAAALFRAADIPKRLMPGALALGAFTFTMSALPGSPAIQNAIPMPFLGTTAFAAPGLGIVTGLVMLLLGLAWLNRRAARARTAGEGYGAHADGVPGTDVATREHAQGAGFDIAELSGDPAPAGTRRNGELPPFALAVLPVVVVIVTNFAFIQVVIPMLDTSWLAEPLFGSTTIESVRGVWAVIVALFLAILLLVAGNWRRLTDLRASLDKGADASVLPIFNTASLVGFGAVIAALPVFDLISQAVLAVGGGNPLMSVALSVSVLSAMTGSASGGMSIALDSLGPTFVDLANATGVSLDAMHRVTAVASGALDALPHNGAVITLLTVCKISHREAYGDVFIVACAIPMLALAVLIVLTSLFGSF from the coding sequence ATGCTCGATCTCGTCGCGGTCCTCCTGGCGCTCGGACTGCTCATGTACCTGGCCTATCGCGGGGTGACCCTGCTGATCCTGGCTCCGGCCATGGCGCTTCTCGCGGCGCTGCTGACCGGCGGGCTGCCGATCCTGGGGGCCTATACCCAGATCTTCATGACCAACACCGGCGCCTTCATCGTTTCGTTCTTCCCCCTGTTCATGCTGGGGGCGATCTTCGGGAAGCTGATGGACGATACGGGATCGGCGAAATCCCTCGCGGGCTCGGTCAGCGCCTGGCTGGGACCCGAGCGCGCCATCGTTTCGGTCGTCCTGTGCTGCGCCCTGCTGACCTATGGCGGCGTCTCGGCGTTCGTCGTCGCCTTCGCGATCATCCCGGTCGCGGCGGCCCTGTTCCGCGCCGCCGACATTCCGAAGCGCCTGATGCCGGGGGCGCTGGCGCTCGGCGCGTTCACCTTCACCATGTCGGCCCTGCCGGGATCGCCGGCCATCCAGAACGCGATCCCCATGCCCTTCCTGGGCACCACGGCCTTCGCCGCCCCGGGGCTCGGGATCGTCACCGGCCTGGTGATGCTTCTGCTCGGGCTGGCATGGCTGAACCGCCGCGCCGCCCGGGCGCGGACGGCGGGCGAGGGCTACGGCGCGCATGCCGACGGCGTGCCGGGAACCGACGTGGCGACGCGCGAGCACGCGCAGGGCGCGGGGTTCGACATCGCCGAACTGTCGGGGGACCCGGCACCGGCGGGAACGCGCCGGAACGGGGAGTTGCCCCCGTTCGCGCTGGCGGTGCTGCCCGTGGTCGTGGTGATCGTCACCAACTTCGCCTTCATCCAGGTCGTGATCCCGATGCTCGACACCTCGTGGCTCGCCGAGCCGCTGTTCGGGTCGACGACGATCGAGAGCGTCCGGGGCGTCTGGGCGGTCATCGTGGCGCTGTTCCTCGCCATCCTCCTGCTCGTCGCCGGCAACTGGCGCCGTCTGACCGATCTGCGGGCGAGCCTGGACAAGGGCGCCGACGCCTCGGTCCTGCCGATCTTCAATACCGCGAGCCTCGTCGGCTTCGGTGCGGTGATCGCGGCACTGCCGGTCTTCGACCTGATCAGCCAGGCCGTCCTGGCGGTCGGCGGGGGCAACCCGCTGATGTCGGTGGCGCTGTCGGTCTCGGTGCTTTCCGCGATGACCGGCTCGGCCTCCGGCGGCATGAGCATCGCCCTGGACAGCCTGGGTCCGACATTCGTCGACTTGGCGAACGCGACCGGCGTTTCCCTTGATGCCATGCATCGGGTGACGGCGGTCGCGTCGGGCGCCCTCGACGCGCTGCCGCACAACGGTGCCGTCATCACGCTTCTCACCGTCTGCAAGATCAGCCACCGCGAGGCCTACGGCGACGTCTTCATCGTCGCTTGCGCCATACCGATGCTGGCGTTGGCTGTCTTGATCGTCTTGACCAGCCTTTTCGGCTCCTTCTGA
- a CDS encoding patatin-like phospholipase family protein, with protein MATRKVAIACQGGGTHAAFTWGVLRTILATKKRWDANPRDGDTFRIIAVSGTSAGALCALATWYGLAPNSADADCGTIDKAIERLDFLWTTFAATTPAETALNQIVGTLLHWKSRGVPFPGSNPYDRQANLGLTSLSMMGARQEYLGFPALLRAVCPDFDKIDWPQLAKADLRIIVGAIEVLSGNFEIFDSDKTLEQMGLLPDGREIDQYDIVRWRMRRSISLEGVAASGMLPEVLPAQVIGNMMFPTCDPGRTVTRTGYYWDGLYSRNPPVRDLLDAATKDEKPDEIWIVRINPQEFRPASLNISLEDIDDRVNDLAGNLSLNQELDTIMTINQWIRKYGNDHPPLDARKIVDVRTIKMTSETAWGLKHTSKFDRSPAHFARLREEGQAVAERWLADWRALGADFIRYPNDARYPEPA; from the coding sequence ATGGCCACCAGAAAGGTTGCGATCGCCTGCCAGGGCGGGGGCACGCATGCCGCGTTCACCTGGGGCGTGCTGAGGACGATCCTGGCGACGAAGAAGCGCTGGGACGCCAACCCGCGGGACGGCGACACCTTCAGGATCATCGCGGTCAGCGGCACCTCGGCGGGCGCGCTGTGTGCGCTCGCGACATGGTACGGCCTGGCTCCCAACTCCGCCGACGCGGATTGCGGGACGATCGACAAGGCCATCGAGCGTCTGGATTTCCTCTGGACGACGTTCGCCGCGACCACCCCGGCCGAAACCGCCCTCAACCAGATCGTCGGCACCCTCCTGCACTGGAAATCGCGGGGGGTGCCGTTTCCCGGGTCGAATCCTTACGACAGGCAGGCCAATCTCGGTCTTACCAGCCTGTCGATGATGGGCGCCCGCCAGGAGTACCTGGGATTTCCGGCCCTGCTCAGGGCGGTGTGTCCGGACTTCGACAAGATCGACTGGCCGCAGCTGGCGAAGGCGGATCTGCGGATCATCGTCGGCGCCATCGAGGTCCTCAGCGGCAACTTCGAAATCTTCGACAGCGACAAGACCCTCGAGCAGATGGGCCTGCTGCCGGACGGACGGGAGATAGACCAGTACGACATCGTCCGGTGGCGGATGCGCCGCTCGATATCGCTGGAGGGCGTGGCGGCGTCGGGGATGCTTCCGGAAGTCCTGCCGGCACAGGTCATCGGGAACATGATGTTCCCGACCTGCGATCCGGGCCGGACCGTCACCCGCACCGGATACTATTGGGATGGCCTGTACTCGCGCAATCCGCCCGTGCGGGATCTGCTGGACGCCGCGACGAAGGACGAGAAGCCGGACGAGATCTGGATCGTCCGCATCAATCCGCAGGAATTCCGTCCCGCGTCGTTGAATATCAGCCTCGAGGACATCGACGATCGGGTGAACGACTTGGCCGGAAACCTGTCCCTGAACCAGGAACTGGACACCATCATGACGATCAACCAGTGGATCAGGAAATACGGCAACGACCACCCCCCGCTGGACGCCCGGAAGATCGTCGATGTCCGGACGATCAAGATGACGAGCGAAACCGCCTGGGGCCTCAAGCACACATCCAAGTTCGACCGCAGCCCGGCGCATTTCGCGAGGCTTCGCGAGGAGGGCCAGGCGGTCGCGGAACGGTGGCTGGCGGACTGGCGTGCGCTGGGCGCGGACTTCATCCGCTATCCGAACGACGCGCGCTACCCCGAACCCGCCTGA
- a CDS encoding glycine zipper 2TM domain-containing protein: MRKLHGTRRTGLRISLLGVVAGLALAGCETTGGGTATAGVGTLGGAAAGAGVSRAIFGNSTSGMLIGAAAGGLAGNMTLDRQAENRRIQEAEASRDASARRQLDFERQRALQDEEVRREIEERRLFEQWHRERNK, encoded by the coding sequence ATGAGGAAGCTGCATGGAACGCGCCGGACGGGACTGAGGATCTCCTTGCTGGGGGTCGTCGCCGGGTTGGCGCTGGCCGGCTGCGAGACGACCGGCGGCGGAACCGCGACGGCCGGCGTCGGCACGCTCGGCGGCGCCGCCGCCGGCGCGGGCGTCAGCAGGGCGATCTTCGGCAACAGCACGAGCGGCATGCTCATCGGGGCCGCCGCCGGAGGACTCGCCGGCAACATGACGCTCGACCGGCAAGCCGAGAATCGGCGGATACAGGAGGCCGAAGCCTCACGGGACGCCAGCGCGCGCCGGCAACTCGACTTCGAGCGCCAACGCGCCCTGCAGGACGAAGAGGTCCGCCGCGAGATCGAGGAGCGACGTCTTTTCGAGCAATGGCATCGCGAACGCAATAAATAA
- a CDS encoding EF-hand domain-containing protein, protein MLTPYARILAASLCFPFVMAGVPVKSANAQQAGGTEATGYERLAFEAADTDADELVSEAELARDAAVGFSSLDKDRSGTLTRSELGPHDPARFSRIDANGDGVLTFSEVMINKTRALAAGDKDGDGALSFEEMVEAASSDLGAAR, encoded by the coding sequence ATGCTGACCCCGTATGCCCGAATTCTCGCGGCCTCACTGTGTTTCCCCTTTGTAATGGCGGGGGTGCCGGTCAAGTCCGCCAATGCGCAGCAGGCTGGCGGGACGGAAGCAACCGGGTACGAACGCTTGGCCTTCGAGGCGGCCGATACCGATGCCGATGAACTGGTCAGCGAGGCCGAACTTGCCCGGGATGCGGCCGTCGGGTTCAGTTCGCTCGACAAGGACCGGAGCGGGACGCTGACGCGGAGTGAACTGGGACCGCATGACCCGGCCAGGTTCTCCCGCATCGACGCCAACGGCGACGGCGTCCTGACTTTCTCGGAGGTGATGATCAACAAGACCCGGGCGCTCGCGGCCGGCGACAAAGACGGTGACGGTGCCCTGTCCTTCGAAGAAATGGTCGAGGCGGCAAGCTCCGACCTGGGAGCTGCAAGATGA